One window from the genome of Rhodobacteraceae bacterium S2214 encodes:
- a CDS encoding acyl-CoA dehydrogenase family protein has translation MTIYGTTDEHTMIAETVRSFVENEIYPHEELVERTGHVPTEIAQEIKRKTIELGFYACNFPESVGCAGLNHLEFALVERELGRGSMALNHFFGRPQNILMACEGDQVEKYLMPAVRGEKMDALAMTEPGAGSDVRGMKCSAIRDGGDWVVNGTKHFISGAEHADFIIVFIATGEDQTQRGPKKRITAFLVDRGTPGFTIRDGYKSVSHRGYQNMILEFDDCRLPDAQVLGEVDGGFEVMNTWLYATRITVATMSVGRARRVFDYALNYAAEREQFGQKIGKFQGVSFQLADMITEIDAADLLTLASADRLDKGLPANREIASAKLYASEMLARVTDAAIQIHGGMGLMDDYPLERFWRDARVERIWDGTSEIQRHIISRDLLRALGA, from the coding sequence ATGACAATTTACGGCACCACTGACGAACACACGATGATTGCGGAGACTGTGCGCAGCTTCGTTGAAAACGAAATCTATCCGCATGAAGAACTGGTCGAACGCACCGGCCACGTGCCCACAGAGATCGCGCAAGAGATCAAGCGCAAGACAATTGAGCTGGGATTTTACGCCTGTAATTTCCCTGAAAGCGTGGGATGCGCTGGCCTGAACCACTTGGAATTTGCGCTGGTCGAGCGGGAACTGGGGCGCGGGTCGATGGCGCTGAACCACTTCTTTGGTAGACCCCAGAACATCCTGATGGCGTGCGAAGGTGATCAGGTCGAAAAATATCTGATGCCTGCGGTGCGCGGTGAAAAGATGGATGCGCTTGCGATGACCGAACCGGGGGCGGGATCTGATGTGCGCGGGATGAAATGCAGCGCTATTCGTGACGGCGGCGATTGGGTGGTGAACGGGACGAAGCATTTCATTTCCGGCGCAGAACATGCCGATTTCATCATCGTCTTCATCGCGACGGGCGAAGACCAGACCCAGCGCGGCCCTAAGAAGCGGATCACGGCGTTTCTGGTGGATCGCGGCACGCCCGGCTTTACGATCCGCGACGGATACAAATCGGTGTCGCACCGCGGTTACCAAAACATGATCCTAGAATTCGACGACTGCCGCCTGCCTGACGCACAAGTGCTGGGCGAGGTCGATGGCGGGTTCGAAGTGATGAACACATGGCTTTATGCCACGCGGATCACAGTCGCGACGATGTCTGTGGGTCGCGCACGTCGTGTGTTCGACTACGCGTTGAATTACGCCGCTGAACGCGAACAATTCGGCCAGAAGATTGGGAAATTCCAAGGCGTCAGTTTCCAGCTGGCAGACATGATCACAGAGATTGATGCGGCTGATCTGCTCACGCTCGCATCGGCGGATCGTTTGGATAAAGGCCTGCCCGCGAACCGCGAAATTGCGTCGGCGAAACTATATGCGTCTGAAATGCTGGCCCGCGTGACTGATGCTGCGATCCAAATTCACGGCGGTATGGGGTTGATGGATGATTATCCGCTCGAACGGTTCTGGCGTGATGCGCGTGTGGAGCGGATTTGGGATGGGACGTCGGAAATTCAACGCCACATCATTAGTCGCGACTTGCTGCGGGCCTTGGGCGCGTGA